The DNA region TCAGATCTGTACGCGGGCTAAAGGCCACGCTGAGGCTGTCGTACCAGAGGTTGGCCTGGGCATACAGTTGAGCCTGTTTAGCCCGATCGCGTTGTTGCCGAAGTTGACTTTTCAGGTGGGGTTGGATGGCTACTACCTGCAGTTCAGATTCAGCAAACAGGTTGCCAGAGGGACTATCAGGATTGCAGATTAGCTCCACCTGCCAGCGGTAGTTTTTGCCAGGAGTTAATTCTGGCATGGTGTGATCCGGGGGAAGTACCATGATCCCCGGTGTACTTTTGAGGCGATCGCCCTTGATTTCCTGAACCAGTTGAAACCCAGTAGCAGTCTGCTCATAGAGGCGAAACTCCATCGGTAGACCAGCCGCATCCCGGACAAACCAGGCAAAGGTAGGCCGCAAAGAAGCTGTTTTTCCGGGCTGTTGGTTTGGAGCTAACAAAATGAGGGCTGGCACACCCGCTGGTGCAGGCATCGTCATGGAACCGCAGCCTCGTGTTCCGGTTGAGCGGCCACTGGGAGGAGCCTTGTCATCGGCAGACCAGGCAATAGATGGGAAGAGACCCAATCCAACCAATGTCCCTAAAATTAGCCAGGACATTCGCCGCGATCGCCCAGAGTGGGCACAAGTATCATGCATAGTTGTTGTGGGGGCTATAGATTAAAATTCGGGCGGTATCTGAGAATCCGATTTCTGTTGTCTTAATTTGGAGTGTGGAGCAAGCAAAGGGAACACAAAGCGTTTCGCCAGAATTCGCCACCAGGGTTGTCTGAGTTTCCAGGTTAGCTCGCAAACAGTACCCTGGGGATTGTGCATCTGCCGCCGAAAGCTGCCTCCCAGCGATCGTGCTAATTCTCTGGCCTGATCAGTACCTCGTCCAATTCGGGTTCTACTTAACCCTGCAAAATATTGAGTACCGTTGTCAATGATTTGCAATGAATAGTGATTGTTGTCTAGTTTACAGACCACATCTAAGTAAGTTGCTTCAACCGCGTGCTTGCCGACATTACATAGAGCCTCTTCGAGAAACAGACATAATCCCTGCTTCTGATCTGCATCCAGAGGACAATCATTCAGCGGGGTAAAGTCCGGTGGAATAAAGGTTTTAATTGTCCAAAATCCTGGTAAGTTACGTTTGAGCGTGCTGTCATAAACTGCGTACAGCAACTCATCCATCGGTTGATTCAGGTCTGAAACTGCTCCAGTCACCCAAGCCTGCTGCATCGATTCATAAACCATCCGCAGTTCCTGATTCAGGTCCTGAAGCTGCGATCGCAACTGGCTGCCAGAGGGTTCCTCATCTAAATTGCGTAGAATTGCTGCCAGGGTTTGTAATGGGCCATTGTGAACGGCATCATAAGTACGCTTGAGAGTCAAACTACGTTGCTCAACCAGGACTCGAAAGTCTCGATCGAAGAAGGAAGTCGTCAGACCCGCGGCAACCAACGCCAGCAAGGCAGGAACCAGAGGCACCCACCAGCTTAACAGCAGCAGTCCATAGCCCAGGCCGATCAAACAAAGACTGGCGATCGCAAGACTGAACAAGGTTTTCCAGGGAGATTGCAGAATTAACCCCAAGGTAATGCCTAATAATCCCCACAGGAGAATCCAGACATATTCCACGTTATCTGGCCAAGCCTGTAACAGGGGGCGTTTCCCCAAGGCGGCATTAATGAGTTGACTCACCGCATGGGCCTGGTATTCCACTCCATAAATGATTTGATAGTGATCCGAAGAGCCTAACGCATTGGACAGAATAGTTCCTTGAGTGGCTGACGTGAGAAAGTTGTCATTCACGCTGGTAGCTGTCATGCCAATTAGAACCACTCGATCGCGAATCCAATCTGCTGCAAATTGCTTGCGTAAGACATCCATCAGGGAAAGAATGCGAAATGGTTGAGGATGGCTGCGAAAATTCAGCAAAATCTGATTACCGCCCGCTTTAGCTCCGACATAG from Leptodesmis sichuanensis A121 includes:
- a CDS encoding DUF928 domain-containing protein — protein: MHDTCAHSGRSRRMSWLILGTLVGLGLFPSIAWSADDKAPPSGRSTGTRGCGSMTMPAPAGVPALILLAPNQQPGKTASLRPTFAWFVRDAAGLPMEFRLYEQTATGFQLVQEIKGDRLKSTPGIMVLPPDHTMPELTPGKNYRWQVELICNPDSPSGNLFAESELQVVAIQPHLKSQLRQQRDRAKQAQLYAQANLWYDSLSVAFSPRTDLTELKDLQLSLLNKVALNPSERALLQNSRVYWFTP
- a CDS encoding sensor histidine kinase codes for the protein MNFKDSPQVWAQVKQQAKVWRVGLLPGLVVVACVLLARVTGSLQVLEWMAFDQLLKVRPVESPDPQVVIVGINEQDIKTLGKYPIPDQSLADALNILQTANPRAIGLDLFRDLTQTPDRAALATVFQNSPNLIGIEAVLGGQTSLTVKPPPELPPEQVGMVDAVLDADGKLRRGLLASKVDSGEVKYSMVLRLAALYLRAEGIPFQPGARASDPIYLGTVALPRFQANTGGYVGAKAGGNQILLNFRSHPQPFRILSLMDVLRKQFAADWIRDRVVLIGMTATSVNDNFLTSATQGTILSNALGSSDHYQIIYGVEYQAHAVSQLINAALGKRPLLQAWPDNVEYVWILLWGLLGITLGLILQSPWKTLFSLAIASLCLIGLGYGLLLLSWWVPLVPALLALVAAGLTTSFFDRDFRVLVEQRSLTLKRTYDAVHNGPLQTLAAILRNLDEEPSGSQLRSQLQDLNQELRMVYESMQQAWVTGAVSDLNQPMDELLYAVYDSTLKRNLPGFWTIKTFIPPDFTPLNDCPLDADQKQGLCLFLEEALCNVGKHAVEATYLDVVCKLDNNHYSLQIIDNGTQYFAGLSRTRIGRGTDQARELARSLGGSFRRQMHNPQGTVCELTWKLRQPWWRILAKRFVFPLLAPHSKLRQQKSDSQIPPEF